The following coding sequences are from one Paenibacillus tundrae window:
- a CDS encoding SMI1/KNR4 family protein, protein MDLVNQFLNGLRARLSAEELDDLNTAHGAAQEDIDTLRAQYPDCPESLIRLLENIDGTYWRKYGDKEITVCILGSDVEEGRYPYYLLSTEEMLKSSKQEEDVSYLLEYEEEEEEEEEEEEEEEAVDPKINSEGLLPGQYLHFSDCMNNGGTSRLYIDFNPSDLGVKGQIIRFLHDPDEYAVIANSFDAYLQMLIDGEYVYLSEDED, encoded by the coding sequence ATGGATTTAGTAAACCAATTTTTAAATGGCTTAAGAGCAAGGTTATCAGCAGAAGAGCTTGATGATCTAAACACCGCACATGGTGCTGCACAAGAGGATATTGATACACTGAGGGCACAGTATCCTGATTGTCCAGAATCGTTAATACGTTTGCTAGAGAATATAGATGGTACATATTGGAGGAAGTACGGAGACAAAGAAATTACGGTCTGCATTCTAGGCTCTGATGTTGAAGAAGGTCGATATCCATATTATTTACTTTCCACTGAGGAAATGCTCAAAAGTTCGAAACAAGAGGAAGATGTGTCCTATCTATTGGAATACGAAGAGGAAGAGGAAGAGGAAGAGGAAGAGGAAGAGGAAGAGGAGGCCGTTGACCCTAAAATAAATTCAGAGGGGCTACTTCCAGGCCAATATCTTCATTTCTCAGATTGTATGAACAATGGGGGAACATCAAGACTTTATATTGATTTTAACCCTTCTGATCTAGGGGTTAAGGGTCAAATCATCCGCTTTTTGCATGACCCAGATGAATATGCCGTGATTGCGAACAGTTTTGATGCGTATTTACAAATGCTTATTGACGGTGAATATGTGTATCTTAGTGAAGACGAGGATTAG
- a CDS encoding SDR family NAD(P)-dependent oxidoreductase, producing the protein MDMGLNHKTALVTGSTKGIGKAIAIELAKEGVNVLINGRNYDEVENVVNEIKSTYPNTSPQNAAADIVNSAEREALFAKFPQVDILINNTGIYELMSYYDIDDAVWEKYIQTNVLSADALTRFYLPTMLNNSFGRIVFIASEEAVMPGYMPQYAVTKSMLLSLSKSLSKLTVGTEVTINTIMPGPTLSENVQQIIESVIQDENMTFEEKEKTFMAANLPQSELQRFIRPSEIGRLTTFVCSPFATPFKGSPIRMDGGMVPTIY; encoded by the coding sequence ATGGACATGGGATTGAATCATAAAACAGCATTGGTAACAGGTTCGACGAAAGGAATCGGTAAAGCCATTGCCATCGAACTGGCTAAAGAAGGTGTAAATGTACTGATCAATGGACGGAATTATGATGAGGTAGAAAACGTTGTAAATGAAATCAAGTCTACCTATCCGAATACGTCTCCTCAAAATGCAGCAGCCGATATTGTTAATTCTGCAGAGCGTGAAGCATTATTTGCGAAGTTCCCACAGGTTGATATTCTGATCAATAACACCGGAATTTATGAGCTGATGTCATATTATGATATAGATGATGCCGTATGGGAAAAATACATTCAGACCAACGTGTTATCCGCAGATGCGCTGACCCGATTTTATCTGCCTACCATGTTGAACAATAGTTTTGGCCGGATTGTCTTTATTGCAAGTGAAGAAGCGGTAATGCCTGGATATATGCCTCAATATGCCGTAACGAAATCCATGCTGCTCTCTTTATCCAAGAGTCTATCCAAATTAACAGTAGGCACGGAAGTCACGATTAATACGATTATGCCTGGACCGACACTTTCAGAGAATGTACAACAGATTATTGAGAGCGTCATACAGGATGAGAACATGACCTTTGAAGAAAAAGAGAAGACCTTTATGGCCGCGAATCTTCCGCAATCGGAGTTACAACGTTTCATTAGACCAAGCGAGATCGGCAGACTTACGACATTTGTTTGCAGCCCGTTCGCAACACCATTTAAAGGTTCCCCGATCCGAATGGATGGTGGAATGGTTCCGACGATTTACTAA
- a CDS encoding AraC family transcriptional regulator ligand-binding domain-containing protein — translation MTSDSFERIKMPSGFWEGLRQIGINSHDVARKAGLPLTIISDSSVNITQYYAIWQAYSDLAGDIAHGMIQLATIYEVTKYPPPILATFHARDYRDALQRMARYKQLCPPESLEMVEDREECTIDLQWLVTDQACPPLLVGITLAFLLELGRRGTGRHLTARTVEFSQPMGDIQALEDYFGCQVRTDANRNRLMLHRTDLDLPFRTYNEELLEILTPALDRTLHEHQGNRSFSEMVKWIMKRSFSAGRPDVHMVAKELGMSNRTLQRRLTDESTTFNHLLTQARHEQARMYLSDLSLDIKEVAFLIGYEDQNSFYRAFRTWEGDTPANWRIEHAEGDANSGDHPSFSGGHTH, via the coding sequence ATGACAAGCGATTCATTTGAACGTATTAAGATGCCATCGGGATTCTGGGAAGGACTACGTCAGATCGGCATTAACTCACATGATGTAGCACGCAAGGCCGGTTTACCACTTACGATTATTTCCGATTCATCGGTGAATATCACTCAATATTACGCAATCTGGCAGGCATATTCAGATCTCGCAGGTGATATTGCTCACGGGATGATCCAACTTGCAACCATTTATGAGGTAACGAAATATCCACCCCCTATATTAGCCACTTTTCACGCACGTGATTATCGCGATGCACTACAACGGATGGCTCGATATAAACAGCTGTGTCCTCCAGAAAGTTTAGAGATGGTTGAAGATCGCGAAGAATGTACCATAGATCTGCAATGGTTGGTTACGGATCAAGCGTGTCCACCGCTTCTGGTGGGCATTACGCTAGCTTTCCTTCTCGAATTGGGACGACGAGGAACAGGCCGGCATCTGACGGCAAGAACTGTAGAGTTTTCACAGCCGATGGGAGACATTCAGGCTCTTGAAGACTACTTTGGATGCCAGGTTCGAACGGATGCCAATCGCAATCGTTTGATGTTACATCGGACAGATCTGGATCTTCCTTTTCGTACTTACAATGAAGAGTTGCTTGAGATTCTGACTCCTGCACTGGATCGCACGTTACATGAACATCAAGGGAATCGTTCCTTCTCGGAGATGGTCAAATGGATTATGAAGCGCAGCTTCAGCGCTGGGCGTCCTGATGTGCACATGGTCGCTAAAGAACTTGGTATGAGCAATCGGACTTTGCAGCGTCGACTAACCGATGAAAGCACGACATTTAACCATTTGCTCACACAAGCAAGGCATGAACAAGCACGGATGTATTTGTCAGATTTATCACTTGATATCAAGGAAGTGGCTTTTCTGATCGGATATGAAGATCAAAATTCATTTTACCGTGCATTCCGCACTTGGGAAGGCGATACGCCTGCCAATTGGCGCATTGAGCATGCGGAGGGGGATGCAAACTCAGGAGATCATCCTTCATTTTCAGGCGGACACACTCATTAA
- a CDS encoding serine hydrolase — MAIEERIEAIIKRLQPETHLRNKYGQEATLADRMKYYNTPGVSIAVINDFKLEWARGFGVREAGKPQPVTETTLFQAASVSKPIFAIAVMRLVQEGKLDLDRDVNDYLTSWKIPSVSGWQPKVTLRQLLSHSAGVTIQGFPGYERTGELPKLVQILNGQHPANTSSVEVNVIPGLQFRYSGGGTTIAQQLVEDRLNQPLAEIMSKLIFAPLGVTNSTYEQPLSSQRHETTATGHPWKGRPLPGKWYVYPEMAAAGLWTVPSDLARIGIELQLTLQHHSSRILSAETLNEMLTAQIENHMGIGFFLEGEGEASRFGHNGWNEGFVSRFVLSKHHGYGAVIMINSNEGNALLGEIEHAIAREYGWLGYSPDQINVDVSPNILKEYVGDYKATSGLHASINLDGNNLALRIQEQSPIRLSPESETTFSTDGLNASVDFERDGDGQVVALHIHQEGRAFRLDKTFG, encoded by the coding sequence ATGGCAATTGAAGAACGAATCGAAGCAATTATTAAGCGTTTACAACCGGAAACTCATCTTCGAAATAAATACGGTCAGGAAGCAACGCTAGCAGATCGAATGAAGTATTACAACACACCTGGGGTATCCATTGCGGTTATCAATGACTTCAAACTAGAATGGGCTCGGGGATTCGGGGTACGCGAGGCAGGGAAACCGCAGCCTGTCACCGAAACAACGCTCTTCCAAGCTGCGTCGGTCAGCAAACCGATTTTTGCTATAGCTGTAATGCGATTAGTTCAGGAAGGGAAATTAGATCTGGATCGGGACGTGAACGATTATCTGACATCTTGGAAAATACCTTCTGTTTCCGGCTGGCAGCCAAAAGTCACGTTGCGGCAATTATTGAGCCATAGTGCGGGAGTTACGATTCAGGGATTTCCCGGTTATGAAAGAACCGGTGAACTTCCCAAGCTAGTGCAGATTCTGAATGGACAACATCCAGCCAATACTTCATCTGTGGAGGTTAATGTTATTCCAGGATTGCAATTTCGATATTCCGGAGGGGGTACAACCATTGCACAACAGCTTGTTGAGGATAGGCTGAACCAACCCTTAGCTGAAATTATGAGCAAGTTGATATTCGCACCGTTAGGAGTTACGAACAGTACATATGAACAGCCATTATCTTCTCAAAGGCATGAAACTACCGCGACGGGACATCCTTGGAAAGGCAGACCTCTGCCTGGTAAGTGGTATGTATATCCAGAGATGGCGGCAGCAGGTCTCTGGACGGTGCCTTCAGATCTTGCTCGTATAGGCATTGAATTGCAACTAACATTACAGCATCATTCGAGTAGGATTCTCTCTGCGGAAACTTTAAACGAAATGTTAACTGCCCAAATTGAGAATCATATGGGTATCGGCTTTTTCCTAGAAGGTGAAGGGGAAGCAAGTCGTTTCGGTCATAATGGGTGGAATGAAGGTTTCGTATCCCGATTTGTTTTATCCAAACATCACGGTTATGGTGCCGTCATTATGATTAATTCTAATGAAGGTAATGCATTGCTTGGAGAAATCGAGCACGCTATTGCGCGCGAATATGGATGGCTCGGATATTCTCCTGATCAAATAAATGTGGATGTATCGCCGAATATACTTAAGGAGTACGTAGGCGATTATAAAGCAACATCAGGACTACATGCTTCTATCAACCTAGACGGTAATAACTTGGCATTACGAATACAAGAACAGTCCCCAATCCGACTATCTCCCGAATCGGAGACGACATTTTCAACAGATGGGCTGAATGCAAGCGTTGATTTTGAACGGGATGGAGATGGTCAAGTTGTGGCACTTCATATTCATCAAGAGGGAAGGGCTTTCCGTTTGGATAAAACATTTGGCTAA
- a CDS encoding TetR/AcrR family transcriptional regulator, which translates to MSNPSNQLRSAMTKEWIFNALMILMQSKNLNNISITEVCTKAGVSRMGFYRNYNIIEDVIVERIDQVFNDFFDQALAGENFDNYYSTLLFFRCFRNEKILVENLVKSNVSYLLLAKCNEYLHKLATRIVVKTYDDSYKENYIAKFYVGGFYCVLIEWALNGMKESDKYMADILYEFCGVTIPKGNAEKIV; encoded by the coding sequence ATGTCAAACCCATCTAATCAACTCAGAAGTGCGATGACGAAAGAGTGGATCTTCAATGCACTAATGATATTAATGCAAAGCAAAAATCTAAATAATATATCTATTACCGAGGTTTGTACAAAAGCTGGTGTTTCACGCATGGGGTTCTATAGAAATTACAACATCATTGAGGATGTAATCGTGGAACGCATTGATCAAGTGTTTAATGACTTTTTTGATCAGGCATTGGCAGGGGAGAACTTTGATAACTATTATTCAACACTATTATTCTTCAGATGTTTCAGGAATGAGAAAATCTTAGTAGAAAATCTGGTAAAGTCCAACGTTAGTTACTTATTGCTGGCCAAGTGTAATGAATACCTGCACAAATTAGCCACAAGAATTGTAGTTAAAACCTACGATGATTCTTACAAAGAAAACTATATTGCTAAGTTTTATGTAGGTGGATTTTATTGCGTTTTAATCGAATGGGCGTTAAATGGCATGAAAGAAAGTGATAAGTACATGGCTGATATTTTGTATGAATTCTGTGGGGTCACTATTCCGAAGGGAAATGCTGAAAAAATAGTGTAA
- a CDS encoding SDR family NAD(P)-dependent oxidoreductase produces the protein MFKKLQDTVALVTGASSGIGEATARRLAAQGATVVLVARRRDRLENLASELKNLGGEVLVIETDITDKKQAEHAVQQVIHKYGRLDTVINNAGLMLIGSVSETPSIEWERMISVNINGLLYISHAALPYLIQSALTSERKVTDLINISSVSGRKPSAGQAVYSLTKSGVAAFTEALRQETAGLNVRVAILEPGAVGTELGNHLRDDVREQLSNILSNIEVLEAEDIAETIEFIVTRPRRVAVNEILVRPTDQAM, from the coding sequence ATGTTCAAAAAATTGCAAGATACGGTGGCATTGGTAACTGGAGCAAGTAGCGGAATCGGTGAGGCGACTGCCAGAAGGCTCGCTGCTCAAGGAGCAACTGTTGTCCTTGTCGCACGTCGTAGAGATCGATTGGAGAATCTGGCTTCGGAGCTAAAAAACCTTGGAGGTGAGGTTCTTGTAATAGAAACAGATATAACAGATAAGAAGCAAGCGGAACATGCAGTTCAGCAGGTTATCCATAAATATGGACGTTTGGACACCGTTATAAATAATGCGGGACTCATGTTAATCGGTAGTGTGTCAGAGACGCCCTCAATCGAATGGGAACGAATGATATCCGTGAATATAAATGGGTTGTTATACATATCCCATGCTGCACTACCGTATCTAATCCAATCAGCCTTGACTTCCGAACGGAAAGTTACTGATTTAATTAATATCAGTTCAGTTTCTGGACGCAAACCATCGGCAGGGCAAGCGGTGTATAGTCTCACGAAATCTGGTGTTGCAGCGTTTACTGAAGCCCTGCGGCAAGAGACTGCCGGACTTAACGTTCGTGTGGCTATTTTAGAGCCAGGCGCAGTGGGAACGGAACTAGGTAATCACTTACGTGACGATGTGCGTGAGCAACTTTCCAATATTCTGAGCAATATTGAAGTTCTTGAAGCAGAAGATATTGCGGAAACGATTGAATTTATTGTAACTCGCCCACGTCGTGTTGCGGTCAACGAGATTTTAGTTCGTCCAACGGATCAAGCAATGTGA
- a CDS encoding ABC-F family ATP-binding cassette domain-containing protein, translated as MITVDNLSFSFPQKDLYNNISFTLEEGQHCAFIGTSGSGKSTLIDILMDPERYLYDGKLEIDPECRIGYVSQFLQEDQAKEMTVFEFIAEEFIKIQNEITSIYAEMGTTSDMDSLMEKVQLALDAFQSMDGDNFENNINKQLNLANLMKLKDLNISSLSGGEFKLIQVMKQMLHRPDLMIMDEPDVFLDFENLNALKKLINSHKGMLLVVTHNRYLLNHCFNKIIHLEDTEIQEFDGRYIDYNFSLLQTKVELQEIAVAEEEEIKRNENIVINLREIATNDSEASRGRALKARVKFTERLEARRIKAPFVDIKQPNIHFDVDLEPEDIPVVLVNNYSVAFDELLLDNVSFEMKATDKVAIIGANGTGKTTLLREVFKNNHASIEINADVKVAYLSQVQGEMLKDSNTILDEFIDAGFNTYDEIRSYLSNYGFEGEILNQKIESLSGGEKNMLQLTKVAASKANVLLLDEPTSHLDIYSQIALENAITDYKGAILMISHDFYSVVNGMDYVVLIEDKKIKKMSIEEFREMIYESHFNKDYLETEQKKKAVEMKIELALKDTNFELAKGLVDELEEVIKLL; from the coding sequence ATGATAACAGTTGATAATTTATCCTTTTCATTTCCGCAAAAAGATTTATATAACAATATTTCATTTACATTAGAAGAAGGCCAACATTGCGCCTTTATCGGAACGAGTGGTAGTGGGAAAAGTACGCTGATTGATATTCTGATGGATCCGGAACGATATTTATACGATGGCAAGTTGGAGATAGACCCAGAGTGTAGAATCGGGTATGTAAGTCAGTTCTTACAAGAAGACCAAGCGAAAGAAATGACTGTTTTCGAATTTATTGCAGAAGAATTTATCAAAATTCAAAATGAAATCACGTCTATTTATGCTGAAATGGGAACCACTTCTGATATGGATTCGCTGATGGAAAAGGTTCAATTGGCGTTAGACGCGTTCCAGTCGATGGACGGGGATAATTTCGAAAACAACATTAATAAGCAGCTAAACCTGGCTAACCTCATGAAGCTAAAAGATCTTAACATTTCCTCCTTAAGTGGTGGAGAATTCAAATTGATTCAAGTGATGAAGCAAATGCTCCATCGTCCAGACTTAATGATTATGGATGAACCAGATGTATTTTTGGATTTTGAAAATCTAAATGCACTTAAAAAACTTATAAATTCCCACAAGGGAATGCTGCTGGTGGTTACGCACAACCGATATCTGTTGAATCATTGTTTCAACAAAATCATCCACCTTGAAGATACGGAGATCCAAGAGTTTGATGGACGATATATCGATTACAACTTCTCACTGCTTCAGACCAAAGTAGAGTTACAAGAAATCGCAGTCGCGGAAGAAGAAGAAATTAAGAGAAACGAGAATATCGTAATTAACCTTAGAGAGATCGCAACGAATGATTCAGAAGCATCGAGAGGCAGAGCGTTAAAGGCTAGAGTTAAGTTCACAGAAAGATTGGAAGCACGTAGAATTAAAGCGCCATTTGTTGATATTAAGCAACCGAATATTCATTTTGATGTGGATCTTGAACCAGAAGATATCCCTGTTGTACTTGTCAATAATTATAGCGTTGCCTTTGACGAGTTGCTTTTGGATAATGTTAGTTTTGAGATGAAAGCTACAGATAAAGTAGCCATTATCGGTGCAAACGGTACCGGGAAAACGACTTTGCTCCGCGAAGTCTTTAAGAATAATCATGCTTCCATTGAAATCAATGCTGATGTCAAAGTGGCTTATTTATCTCAGGTTCAAGGTGAAATGCTGAAGGATTCGAACACCATACTCGATGAGTTCATTGATGCTGGGTTTAATACGTATGATGAGATTAGATCGTATCTTTCAAACTATGGCTTTGAAGGAGAAATTCTTAATCAAAAGATAGAATCTTTATCTGGTGGAGAAAAAAATATGCTTCAATTGACTAAAGTTGCTGCCAGTAAAGCAAACGTATTGCTGCTGGATGAACCGACAAGCCATTTAGATATCTATTCTCAAATAGCATTGGAGAATGCCATTACGGATTACAAAGGCGCTATTCTCATGATTTCGCATGATTTTTATTCTGTAGTCAATGGTATGGATTATGTTGTCCTCATTGAGGATAAAAAGATTAAAAAAATGAGTATTGAAGAATTTAGAGAGATGATCTATGAGAGTCATTTTAATAAAGACTATTTAGAAACTGAACAAAAGAAAAAAGCAGTTGAAATGAAAATTGAATTAGCTTTGAAAGATACTAATTTTGAACTTGCAAAAGGTTTGGTGGATGAGCTAGAAGAGGTCATTAAGTTGCTTTAA
- a CDS encoding (4Fe-4S)-binding protein encodes MTKEKVYYGKEIEVMFNSDVCIHSGICVKGLPGVFNLSKRPWVDPDADTSEAIARHIDTCPSGALTYKLLDGKFSTRKEDEHA; translated from the coding sequence ATGACTAAGGAGAAGGTCTACTACGGTAAAGAGATCGAAGTTATGTTTAATTCGGATGTCTGCATTCATTCCGGCATTTGCGTAAAAGGACTTCCTGGAGTTTTTAATTTAAGTAAACGTCCTTGGGTTGATCCAGATGCTGACACTTCCGAGGCCATTGCCCGGCATATTGACACCTGTCCAAGCGGAGCATTGACGTATAAACTTCTGGACGGTAAATTTTCAACTAGGAAAGAGGATGAACATGCATAA
- a CDS encoding GNAT family N-acetyltransferase, whose amino-acid sequence MHNVEHEPANKRFIIQDNGDIAAVMTYVISSPELYIIDHTLVENAYRGQGLGDKLLQSMVEYARENGIKILPLCPFAKGRFDRITEYADVLNK is encoded by the coding sequence ATGCATAACGTAGAACATGAACCTGCTAACAAAAGATTTATTATTCAAGATAACGGTGACATTGCTGCAGTAATGACGTATGTGATCTCAAGTCCTGAGCTCTACATTATTGATCACACGTTAGTAGAAAATGCTTACCGAGGACAAGGACTTGGCGATAAACTGCTCCAATCGATGGTGGAATACGCGCGGGAAAACGGTATCAAGATTTTACCATTATGCCCGTTTGCCAAAGGTCGTTTTGATCGTATCACTGAATACGCGGATGTTCTTAATAAATAA